The DNA window GCTACCTAATCAAAGTGGATCGATGCCCAACATGCCTATACCAGAAACACCTTACGgggcagcaaagaaaaagtacTGTAGCATCGCATATCGAATATCTGATGGGGAAACTTGCTTCAATCCCCTAGCACGCCATGTTGCCTCGTTGGGCATAGATCATCCTGCCGGTACTTTAAGCCGGTGGCCTAGCCTAGGACCCTACTTGGTTTTCAGTAACCTCTCTTTTATCAgctctgcttggctgcaatGTCTTAAACTCCGCTGGGACTAGAAACGAGACGAGACTTTGATCACGGAACGGCTCGTAAAAGGCTCTTCTCGCGGCGTGCGGGGTAGGTGGGTTTTAGACAAGAGGCTAGCTAGTCAGGGATTTGCTTCATTCGTGGGAAACTCGCTCGGTTTAATGGAATACAGGGAAGGGCAGGTGTGGCCAAAAAGAGACTCGTAAATGGCCTGATGTGACTGTTGCAGCGAAATGCGAAGCCAAGCCTGCGGTCCGGATGCGACGGGGATTGCATCAACACCACTAGAAATGGTGGTCTGTTGGTTGTTGGCAGCTTTACAAGTTGGACAAGATGTCAGCATTGTTCATTTTCAGAGGCATGGTTTCCAAAAAACAGAGTGGCATCGAAGCATCTCATTCTGTAAGCTCCGGTTCAAAAACAAAACCCCATATCAAACCAGTATCCAAAAAACATTACTATAagataatatatatatatgtgtgtgatcatcaaaaagagagcaacTTCCATAATTCCAGGCTTGCTTCATACAACGTAAAAAATAATCATAAAAGTAAAACACATCGCTCTACTCCTTTTGTGAGCCTGCAGACTCGCTCGGGTCAACAGCCTTTTCGTGAACTTGCTCCTGAACCTGTTCGTGGTGCACTTCGACCACCTCATCAAACGCCTCGGGAATCACGACGCCCTCCTCCTGTCCGTACCGCGTGTCTGTTGTGTACAGAGAAATGGCAACCATGGTGAGACACAAGCCCACAATCATCATGCCAAAGTAAGCGCCCGCCTCTCGGATAAACTGCACGCTGTGGGTGTCGATTCCAAACGCCGTGGCGGTGCCGAATGCCTGGAAGCCCTTGAAATAACCGCTGTAGCGTGCCAAAACGTGCGGCTCGTTGGAAAAGGTGCTGTAGGTCCAGTGGTGGAAGTTCTGGAAGATGGGGTAGCAGGCTCCAAAGAAGATGTAGATGACAAAGGGTCCGGCAAACTTTGATGTCTCGGTCCAGTCCACCGCTCGGGGCGTCAGGGTGCGGTCGATGTCGTTGACGGAGAGGAACGAAACCATGGCGATCCAGGTTCCTCcaatgatgacggcgacaAAGGCTCCGGCAACATAGGCTCGTTGACGACGTGAGCCAAACATCTTGGCATCGCAGATCCATGCAATGGCGAGGGCTCCCAGAACTTGGAAGATCCAGTAGCAAAACTATCATTGACGTTAGCATTGACAGGGGATATAATAGAGAGAAAGCTGCACTCACGTTGGCAAGGGATCGTGTCCTGGCATTAAAGTACCACGCATTGAATGCTCCCGTCAGTGACAGGTACATCTCGCTGCTGTAAATGGACAGTGTGATGAGCGCCATCTTGGGCTCCAGCAGAGTCATGCCAAGTGCCTTGAGCTCCTGATACCATGGAAGCGGTGTAAACGACGCAATGGGGCGGCCGTCA is part of the Trichoderma atroviride chromosome 1, complete sequence genome and encodes:
- a CDS encoding uncharacterized protein (EggNog:ENOG41~TransMembrane:12 (i29-49o61-82i94-113o119-137i158-180o192-211i249-273o279-300i312-336o356-373i394-412o424-444i)), with amino-acid sequence MDGAKDEVAVAEAQPQHQRLSTWRYNSPFVQTIIMGFVLFCNPGTYLAITGLGAGGKQPQLIGIVNQANVILYCLFGASGILGGSIINKIGPRWALMIGATGYPMYAGSLWWIDKGQGSWFVLFGGTWLGLSAGLLWSTQGYITTCYPTEAEKGKYIATSWVLNASGSIVGAAIVLGVTVNNTSVSGVPSSVYTVFICLECAGLLIAGLLLDPSKIRRNDGRPIASFTPLPWYQELKALGMTLLEPKMALITLSIYSSEMYLSLTGAFNAWYFNARTRSLANFCYWIFQVLGALAIAWICDAKMFGSRRQRAYVAGAFVAVIIGGTWIAMVSFLSVNDIDRTLTPRAVDWTETSKFAGPFVIYIFFGACYPIFQNFHHWTYSTFSNEPHVLARYSGYFKGFQAFGTATAFGIDTHSVQFIREAGAYFGMMIVGLCLTMVAISLYTTDTRYGQEEGVVIPEAFDEVVEVHHEQVQEQVHEKAVDPSESAGSQKE